A region of the Aethina tumida isolate Nest 87 chromosome 3, icAetTumi1.1, whole genome shotgun sequence genome:
tttctatttatgtgGGAATAACAAGTAATGGAACATAATAGTTATCACTTTTGTATAATCCAACTCAAATGTTAGTGACAGAAAACAGAAGTTATTAGGACATCAAAGTGAAgttcctttatttatttattattactcaaGTGAATTTCTTTTCATTTGGTCAtgcaataaatacaaatttaaggtACCAATTGTTAGCTATGACATAAACATAAAGGATACAACTAAGGAGTcgtaatatgaataaatatcaaaCTACTATAAAAGGTgcgcaaaataaataattaaaataatttataacattcaataaattcagaaCAATAATCAACTATAATGGATGTACTAAttgtttaatacataaaacaacCAGTAAAAACATCAAGCATATCAAATATTAGAGAGCAGGTAGATTAATATCGTACAGATCCACGTTTCTATTCTAAACTATCTAAggtaaatttttttgtgacACCACACACTCATTAAAGGAACTTTAATTGCCTCAAGTGTGTCAAGAACAGATTACGTTTATTTTTGGGCGACTGGGAGAGATGTGATGCCAACATGTTAACACTGTTCTAATCTAACAAACATATAATCAGAAATTTATCTGttagtgttttaatttgtAGTGAGGTAAATTTAGAACCACAGGCCAAAAAGTTTCAAATACCAAAAAAAGGTAAGGCAcaacaaaaaatcattaatcaaagaattaaatataaaaatgaaagaacCTTTCCCCCATCATGTCTACCTTGCTCTCGTATTGTCACATTGTTCTATTGCATCCCACCTGAAGGTAACGACACTGACGGCCGGAACCGGCTGCGAATGCTGTTGCGGCGGCGTCGACGTTCCCGTAGAATGGTTAGCGGCGTTGTCGGCCGCCGCCTTGCCGTTCGACGTCTCCAAGTGGACGTCAATATCGCCGGCACCGGCTCTTTTAGGCTGGTACGCGTTCATAATCTTGATGTTGGCGCGTATGTTGTCGCGAAACTTGAGAAGTTGGTGGTTAACCTCGTCGAATGAGGACGCGTCCACTATGAACACGTCGACCATGTCGTCAGTCAGCAACTGACACGAGTATCCAATGTTGATGGCAGTTTCTGCAACGATAACGTTTGTAAAGTGTCATATGaagcaatttatataattatgttacCTTGTTTATCACCTGTAAGTACCCAAATTTTGATGTTGGCCAATATCAAGTTCGCTATCGTCTGGGGAACACCGTCCTGCAGCTTGTCCTCTATTGCCGTCACTCCAATAAGTATCATGTCCCGTTCGATTTCCTCATATATTGCGTCAAGAAGTTCGTCCCTGTTTTCTAACGACACCGCCGCTTCTTGGTGTCGTTTTTTCCAGTCGTTAAAAAAATCCTCGTCGAGATCACGTGAAGCTAGGCAAAGAGTCCGTAAACCTTCACCAGCAAATTtctataaacaaacaaaaaggaacattacaaatattattaatttgttgtttttgatcCATACATTTAAGTGCTCCTGAGTCTTGTTCTTAACATCATCATTTCCATCCTTCAGCCTCTCATAAATCACATTGTCAGCACCTTTACAATACAGCCTTAACTTCCCGTCTTTCCTGAGTATTACCGACATTCTTTTcctaacattattaaaatccaaAATGCACAGCAGTTCGTACACCTCCTTTTGGCCCATCACCTCAATGGTGATGCTGTTAGGAGAACGTTCTTTGAAAACGAAACCAAAATTTCGTGCGGCCGAGACGAGGGCCGCTTCGTCCGGCGATTGGGCCTGATACTCCAGCTTGCCGTCCTGCACCTCGGACATGACGGTGTGGCACAACGCCAGcaatctaaagaaactgaaCACTTCGGGATCCTTCCGTTTGACGGCTTCCAACAGTTTGCCGTCGTAGAACTTGAATTCCGGCTCGAATTCGGGATTGAACGAAAAATCTATGGACTCCGTATCCtcggttatttcaattatgtCGCCGGTTCGCTGATCGATCACATCGCCGTAGGAGATGCCGCCGATCGAGCATTTGTTGAACGTCATTATGTTTTGTGTGAGTGTTCCCGTTTTGTCTGAGAATATGTATTCGATTTGGCCTGAAAGGAAAGTCAATTAAATGTGGTTAATATAACAGAATATCTATGTGTTACCTAGTTCCTCGTTAAGTGTGGTGGTGCGCGCCTTGGCGTGGGTCCCCGTTTTGCAATAGTACATTTGTTCGTCCCAATTGATGAGAAAACTTTGGACGAACCGTATCACCTCGACGGAGACGTAAAGCGAGATCGGCACGACGGTGTTGAGGACGATGGCGTACGAGAAGAACACCAGGAGGGCGGTAGTGGTGGCACCGCCCAAGGGCTCCGAGGGCACCAGAGTGTCCCATGGCAGGAATGTCTGAAAGTACTGGCCGACCAACGACTCCCATATACCGCACGCCACCATGCAGAAAAGGCACatggacaataaaaaaaatactatctgtaattggaaaaattgaaGATTAATAACCGTATTCGATATGGTTGACGAAGCTTTACTTAcacctataattaaaaagttaaggaGCCTATCTATACTGGTGCGCTTGAACTTGCTCTTGCCGCTGTTCTGCATCAGCTTCGTGTCTTTGCCAGCAAAGACAACGACGCCGTAGCACCATTGTGTGTTACGCAGCACGCAACCGCGCAATATTATTTTGTCGTTGTCGAGCGCGTACGTCTTGTTCTTCCACACCAGCACGCCCTCAAACTTGTTCAGCAAATTGTTCGGCGTTTCGCAGATGATCTCGCCGTCGAACTCACCCAGCAACGCGTTGTCCTCGCCCATTGCCTCCGTTTCCGTCAGGCACTGGCGGCATTTCAAATTCGTCTCACTGCAAATGATGTTAGATTATTTGTGATGTCAATAAATGCGAAATTAGCTTTTTACCCGTCGAGTTCTGAGGTTTCTATGTAACACAGCCCGTTCGGTTCGCTGGACGACAACAGCAGGATGTCGGCGGCGACAAACTGATTATTGTCCATGCGGATGATGTCGCCAACTTGGACCTCGGACCATCGTTCCTGGACCAGTTTGCCTTTCCGCACGACTCTCGACTTCCTGTTGTTGACTTGAGAATCGGAAATATGACGTTGCTAGAAGGTTAAATGTTACAGGTTTTTAGAGGAAACTGCTGGCCATTCTTTAGAGatgaaataattagtaaaatcaaTTGcctctgaataaaattattaatatttaaaatagttgtgCTATATAAATCCAccgaaatatataaatccactctacatatttttttaaaaacactatAAACTATATGGTTGGTGGTTATATAATTGGAATACAGCAGAGACCATCTAATGCTACAGTAAGAGAGCAAAACAtatctattataataaaatattacgagTATTAACAGAGGAATTTTAATAACGTGTATATTTCGTTCATAAAATAAGCTTAATAAGTATTTGACTGAGTATCTACAAGTAATGTCAATGTTATTTCATACACTTTTCATGTGGACCAGTAATGgtattatattaagaaaaacattCACTAGATAAACTGTATGTTTTATatgacaaataatattaatcctaATCAACGCC
Encoded here:
- the LOC109596320 gene encoding probable phospholipid-transporting ATPase IM isoform X3 — protein: MGSRRSFMSTRTHTIDSQRRIRANDKQFNSQFRYASNYIKTSKYSILTFLPLNLFEQFQRLANFYFLCLLVLQLIPAISSLTPVTTALPLIGVLGLTAIKDAYDDIQRHISDSQVNNRKSRVVRKGKLVQERWSEVQVGDIIRMDNNQFVAADILLLSSSEPNGLCYIETSELDGETNLKCRQCLTETEAMGEDNALLGEFDGEIICETPNNLLNKFEGVLVWKNKTYALDNDKIILRGCVLRNTQWCYGVVVFAGKDTKLMQNSGKSKFKRTSIDRLLNFLIIGIVFFLLSMCLFCMVACGIWESLVGQYFQTFLPWDTLVPSEPLGGATTTALLVFFSYAIVLNTVVPISLYVSVEVIRFVQSFLINWDEQMYYCKTGTHAKARTTTLNEELGQIEYIFSDKTGTLTQNIMTFNKCSIGGISYGDVIDQRTGDIIEITEDTESIDFSFNPEFEPEFKFYDGKLLEAVKRKDPEVFSFFRLLALCHTVMSEVQDGKLEYQAQSPDEAALVSAARNFGFVFKERSPNSITIEVMGQKEVYELLCILDFNNVRKRMSVILRKDGKLRLYCKGADNVIYERLKDGNDDVKNKTQEHLNKFAGEGLRTLCLASRDLDEDFFNDWKKRHQEAAVSLENRDELLDAIYEEIERDMILIGVTAIEDKLQDGVPQTIANLILANIKIWVLTGDKQETAINIGYSCQLLTDDMVDVFIVDASSFDEVNHQLLKFRDNIRANIKIMNAYQPKRAGAGDIDVHLETSNGKAAADNAANHSTGTSTPPQQHSQPVPAVSVVTFRWDAIEQCDNTRASTELEYHSPEETTTDETNSDFAIVINGHSLVHCLHPQLERLFLDVVMHCKSVICCRVTPLQKALVVELIKKNKHAVTLAIGDGANDVSMIKAAHIGVGISGQEGMQAVLASDYSIAQFRFLERLLLVHGRWSYYRMCSFLRYFFNKNFAFTLCHFWYAFFCGFSAQTVFDPMYISIYNLFYTSLPVLAVGIFDQDVNEKNSVLYPQLYRPGHMNLFFNKKEFFRSAMQGCYVSGILFFISFGTYYDAVSPDGQGLSDYMLFCSATAAMLVIVNTAQIALDTQYWTVFNHIVTWGSLAFFFIADYFYNYVFGGPYAGSLTKAMKEANFWFTTLLVVIMSIMPVLAWRFYFVDVAPTLSDRVRLKQRMAQVRSRQSQDVLRTPSARRARRSIRSGYAFAHQEGFGRLITSGKIMRKLPNTTDYIIGKLQGGSSGKNNVPSAPPPSQEGSSGSRAPIQDLDTINL
- the LOC109596320 gene encoding probable phospholipid-transporting ATPase IM isoform X1 yields the protein MDFELEVFEVYDDSEQQTSKRHLKHTRKKCKQKGSVLNLETDNDINRSKSSVVSSDRRPISLRESILSVFSKFKVWRDQKRYQTNVPDKLDSPHSSKDIHKGYIPCDSQRRIRANDKQFNSQFRYASNYIKTSKYSILTFLPLNLFEQFQRLANFYFLCLLVLQLIPAISSLTPVTTALPLIGVLGLTAIKDAYDDIQRHISDSQVNNRKSRVVRKGKLVQERWSEVQVGDIIRMDNNQFVAADILLLSSSEPNGLCYIETSELDGETNLKCRQCLTETEAMGEDNALLGEFDGEIICETPNNLLNKFEGVLVWKNKTYALDNDKIILRGCVLRNTQWCYGVVVFAGKDTKLMQNSGKSKFKRTSIDRLLNFLIIGIVFFLLSMCLFCMVACGIWESLVGQYFQTFLPWDTLVPSEPLGGATTTALLVFFSYAIVLNTVVPISLYVSVEVIRFVQSFLINWDEQMYYCKTGTHAKARTTTLNEELGQIEYIFSDKTGTLTQNIMTFNKCSIGGISYGDVIDQRTGDIIEITEDTESIDFSFNPEFEPEFKFYDGKLLEAVKRKDPEVFSFFRLLALCHTVMSEVQDGKLEYQAQSPDEAALVSAARNFGFVFKERSPNSITIEVMGQKEVYELLCILDFNNVRKRMSVILRKDGKLRLYCKGADNVIYERLKDGNDDVKNKTQEHLNKFAGEGLRTLCLASRDLDEDFFNDWKKRHQEAAVSLENRDELLDAIYEEIERDMILIGVTAIEDKLQDGVPQTIANLILANIKIWVLTGDKQETAINIGYSCQLLTDDMVDVFIVDASSFDEVNHQLLKFRDNIRANIKIMNAYQPKRAGAGDIDVHLETSNGKAAADNAANHSTGTSTPPQQHSQPVPAVSVVTFRWDAIEQCDNTRASTELEYHSPEETTTDETNSDFAIVINGHSLVHCLHPQLERLFLDVVMHCKSVICCRVTPLQKALVVELIKKNKHAVTLAIGDGANDVSMIKAAHIGVGISGQEGMQAVLASDYSIAQFRFLERLLLVHGRWSYYRMCSFLRYFFNKNFAFTLCHFWYAFFCGFSAQTVFDPMYISIYNLFYTSLPVLAVGIFDQDVNEKNSVLYPQLYRPGHMNLFFNKKEFFRSAMQGCYVSGILFFISFGTYYDAVSPDGQGLSDYMLFCSATAAMLVIVNTAQIALDTQYWTVFNHIVTWGSLAFFFIADYFYNYVFGGPYAGSLTKAMKEANFWFTTLLVVIMSIMPVLAWRFYFVDVAPTLSDRVRLKQRMAQVRSRQSQDVLRTPSARRARRSIRSGYAFAHQEGFGRLITSGKIMRKLPNTTDYIIGKLQGGSSGKNNVPSAPPPSQEGSSGSRAPIQDLDTINL
- the LOC109596320 gene encoding probable phospholipid-transporting ATPase IM isoform X2 is translated as MDFELEVFEVYDDSEQQTSKRHLKHTRKKCKQKGSVLNLETDNDINRSKSSVVSSDRRPISLRESILSVFSKFKVWRDQKRYQTNVPDKLDSPHSSKDIHKGYIPCDSQRRIRANDKQFNSQFRYASNYIKTSKYSILTFLPLNLFEQFQRLANFYFLCLLVLQLIPAISSLTPVTTALPLIGVLGLTAIKDAYDDIQRHISDSQVNNRKSRVVRKGKLVQERWSEVQVGDIIRMDNNQFVAADILLLSSSEPNGLCYIETSELDGETNLKCRQCLTETEAMGEDNALLGEFDGEIICETPNNLLNKFEGVLVWKNKTYALDNDKIILRGCVLRNTQWCYGVVVFAGKDTKLMQNSGKSKFKRTSIDRLLNFLIIGIVFFLLSMCLFCMVACGIWESLVGQYFQTFLPWDTLVPSEPLGGATTTALLVFFSYAIVLNTVVPISLYVSVEVIRFVQSFLINWDEQMYYCKTGTHAKARTTTLNEELGQIEYIFSDKTGTLTQNIMTFNKCSIGGISYGDVIDQRTGDIIEITEDTESIDFSFNPEFEPEFKFYDGKLLEAVKRKDPEVFSFFRLLALCHTVMSEVQDGKLEYQAQSPDEAALVSAARNFGFVFKERSPNSITIEVMGQKEVYELLCILDFNNVRKRMSVILRKDGKLRLYCKGADNVIYERLKDGNDDVKNKTQEHLNKFAGEGLRTLCLASRDLDEDFFNDWKKRHQEAAVSLENRDELLDAIYEEIERDMILIGVTAIEDKLQDGVPQTIANLILANIKIWVLTGDKQETAINIGYSCQLLTDDMVDVFIVDASSFDEVNHQLLKFRDNIRANIKIMNAYQPKRAGAGDIDVHLETSNGKAAADNAANHSTGTSTPPQQHSQPVPAVSVVTFSTELEYHSPEETTTDETNSDFAIVINGHSLVHCLHPQLERLFLDVVMHCKSVICCRVTPLQKALVVELIKKNKHAVTLAIGDGANDVSMIKAAHIGVGISGQEGMQAVLASDYSIAQFRFLERLLLVHGRWSYYRMCSFLRYFFNKNFAFTLCHFWYAFFCGFSAQTVFDPMYISIYNLFYTSLPVLAVGIFDQDVNEKNSVLYPQLYRPGHMNLFFNKKEFFRSAMQGCYVSGILFFISFGTYYDAVSPDGQGLSDYMLFCSATAAMLVIVNTAQIALDTQYWTVFNHIVTWGSLAFFFIADYFYNYVFGGPYAGSLTKAMKEANFWFTTLLVVIMSIMPVLAWRFYFVDVAPTLSDRVRLKQRMAQVRSRQSQDVLRTPSARRARRSIRSGYAFAHQEGFGRLITSGKIMRKLPNTTDYIIGKLQGGSSGKNNVPSAPPPSQEGSSGSRAPIQDLDTINL